From the genome of Prunus persica cultivar Lovell chromosome G8, Prunus_persica_NCBIv2, whole genome shotgun sequence:
CCTGTACATTTGGTCATCTGACAGCAGGCTACGTTtggcaatttttattttattttctaaatagtTGTGGCCTTttgtatattctttttttgggaCCGTTGTAGGACAGAGTACATATATTTGTTACTTTATCAATCTGTCTGATGTCCAAGGAAATGCCTTGCAGTTTTCTTTATGTAGTATGTGATTTCACTGATCTGGCGACTGCATTGACTCTATTTTGCAGATGAGACGAAGGATAAAATTGGCTCCACTTGCATACTACAAAGTACCCCCCACCTCTTTGTTCTCGGAGTCCGAGTCTGAGTTTCTTGGTTGGACGTTCAAATGTGAAGACAGTAAGCGAAAGAATGACATCAATGATGAGAATGGGAAAATAGATCAAGAATGTGATCATAATTCGGTAAAACGACAACGAGTTGAGTGTTCATAACCAAAGTGTGCCATCCCTCTCTTTTGCCCTTTCTTTCAAGGGGGCAAGATTATGCTCGTGAATTATAAGATTTGAGCAACAATTTTGGGGTTCTTAGGTGTATGTTTCCTCATTTGTTGATTTTGTAAGCTGCAACAAATTTTGAGCTCCAAAAAAGGGTAAAAAGAAAAGCTGCATCAGATTTTGAATTTAACCTACTATTTTGTTGGCAAGTTATCTTTGTACATGCATTTTCGTAGCCGATAATTTCCCTTAATGATGTGATCAGGCGCGTTAATTTAATCATTTTTCTGTGTGCATTGTTTGGAAGGTGGTTTTACCCAAAAACAGCATAATTGCTGTTCGCATTGGTTTTCTTGGCACATCAGACCGTGCATTGCGCGTAGTCGGTTTTGTGAGGCCCTTTTCCATGCTTTTAAGGCTCCTTCCCAACTGTCtaatcctttttttaaaagactcAAATGCATGAAGTTtcctcaatttttaatttcccaCAAATAAATTCAGTTTCTGACCCACATTTCATTTCACGTAAGCCAAATCAGAATTATGTTTGTTATCAAATTGAAACTCAGCCGATGATCTACTTCGAACATTGCTGGTTTGGTCacaggtgttttttttttaaatctttctGTTCTCAAGAGTGGTCAGCTTATGGAGTCTTTCAGCAAGAGCGCGTTCCATCTCCGCCATCTGACCTTTAGATTGTCCACCATTGTAAccggctctgataccaaactAAGACCTGTCTTTCTCCTACTACTCCTCTAAATTGAAGAAAGACATAAGAGAGAGTAGTGATAATTCATAGGATTAAAACtatttcatataaatttgggttttgtgaTTTGAGATGGGTGGATGGGTTACCAAGACATGGGACAAACTGATTTATTTACCACGACATTATGTACAACAAATTTCACTCAATAGCCAACAAATTAATTAGATCCCAAGACAGATCAAAACATGCAAGGGTTGGCTGTTGATGACattatgaataaataaataaaaagagaaaaatgacCGATTCTTCAATATCATTCACAAATGTGATTAAGCATCAAATTTGATCATGATTTACTATCTAGTACTTCCTGCAGAAGATTCAGACCTTCTGCTGATATACtccttttgaatttcaatttcgGGATCTCAAGCAAAGGTGGTGGGTCTGGGGAGAAGCATACCACAACTACTGTCAGGTTGTCGCAGGTATTGCGCTTGAGTGCCTCCCTAACCAGCTCTCTTGAGCATCTCTCAGGATCATTGTGAAGCATTAATTCTTTCCTTGCAATTGTAACTGCGCATTGGCTGCTCATCACATCCCACAGCCCATCACAGCCTAGGATCAAGAATTCATCTTCCTCACTCAGAGTTGTCTCCTCAAGCTCCGGCTCTGCGCTTAAAGGACAAGAGGAACCTTTGGAGCCTTTCATGTGCCAATCTCCAAGAGCTCGTGCCACCGATAATTGACCGTTAAGGTAGCCATCATAAACTACACCTCCCAGTTTCTCAATTCTTACTCTTTCTGAGGCACAATTGGGTTTATGGTCTTTGGAAAGCTCAACTGCCCTACCTCTTCTTCCCAGCACAGCTCGGCAGTCCCCGGCATTGGCAATTAGCATCGTCCTGAAAGAAGAAATCACATGTAAATCATGATGTCATCTATAAAGACATAACTGACGTGGAGAGAACTTTGTGGTTGAAATCCTACAGGAAGTGGCCAGTACATTCTTCTACTACGAAAAATTCATCCAGTTTACCTGCTCAAGACCATAAAGCTATGCTATAGCCACATATCTATTGCACCATGGAAGGTTTCACAAATGTGACCCCCTGCCTCCCACAGATAAGATTTATTACCAAGCTACAAGCCTCTATATTGATGCCAAGAAATGTCTTTGAAAGCATTCCTGGATGAAATCACCATGGATGACATTGGTCGATGAGAATGATGAAATTTTACTCGTGGACTTGGCACAATAAGATAGCTTATAATATATAACGATCTCAATAGAATTTAAATTGGCAGATTAACCATTCTACATCATATAACTCCATAATCTTCAAAATCTTTGTTACCATTTgttcaaaagaataaaaaaataaaaaaaagagaaaaaaaagagaaaaaattttGGTACACCCACAACGGAGTCTGACAGAGCATAATGCAGATACGCAAACTAACAAACAACCATTAGAAGAGTGACTACAAGGACATGGTTAAGCGTTTAGTTTAAGCTAGACTGATACCAATAATGgatgagaaaataaacaatagAAGGATAAAACTCTCACCTTCCAGATATGAGGGCAGTAAGTGCAGTGGTACCAGAGGAACTATCAAGAGAACCAGTATCAGCAAAAGCATGGTCAGCGTTTAGGAAAGCACTCTTAATAGCCTTCTTGGCACAAAAGGGGAAATGTGAAT
Proteins encoded in this window:
- the LOC18768077 gene encoding probable protein phosphatase 2C 27; protein product: MAAGTDYPSPLSMLDGSIRKENVTVTKEEKSLTFESLKQPNMGKPPRHLSAMRYCVSSAQLAPATEVESDVGIVSSKSSSDSNSAFVPVFRSGSCSEIGPKPYMEDEHICIDNIFEHLGATANFPSPGAFYGVFDGHGGTDAASFIRENILRFIIEDSHFPFCAKKAIKSAFLNADHAFADTGSLDSSSGTTALTALISGRTMLIANAGDCRAVLGRRGRAVELSKDHKPNCASERVRIEKLGGVVYDGYLNGQLSVARALGDWHMKGSKGSSCPLSAEPELEETTLSEEDEFLILGCDGLWDVMSSQCAVTIARKELMLHNDPERCSRELVREALKRNTCDNLTVVVVCFSPDPPPLLEIPKLKFKRSISAEGLNLLQEVLDSKS